Within Lytechinus variegatus isolate NC3 chromosome 15, Lvar_3.0, whole genome shotgun sequence, the genomic segment atgaaaaggttgatttaaacaatcagaaggaaaagaaaaatattttcctttccaaatttgaaaaaatgtttggtgttaatggtgatctcttatatctcatgtacactactttaccactaaaatttctgcaaatttcaaaaaaggatccCTGAATTTTTTCTAGCTATGGGTATAACAATGAAATaacattgctcaaaagaaaggtgaactttctgctcatttctgtaaatggagacagagaatgttcgAGTAATACCTAGGAATAACttgaaccatcaccatcaccatcaccaaccctttatgcattgtatgtccattgctaaagtatagtggtttttctcttgatacattcataattttgtgttgattgattttgttatattcataatcacagtacattcaccaaaatatgaattaggatccgagtcttcacacaaatggaaaattgtcaggattttttaaatcaaggcaaccacggagaggagagaaaatagatgaactcaatgtcaaattcaatacttccataaaaaggagtaaaattaggaagatggaggaaattattagcctaaaataggcctaaatgatgtcaggaacaacattctgactgtatccctggtaaaacgcttcaaaaattactggatgtccttttttatacacaatataataccgtgagtgacacgacatttcgtgagtgacacgacattgtgagtgacacgacacaactttaacagttaattttagctttaccttaacacattgcaccaagttactttatatgcaataaggtacagataaactgtatttgctccagtactgggataaattaattttcagaatacacagctctagaaaactttttgcatttaaaacgtgagtgacacgacaaccagttttgaaaacttcgaaacccaatttttttcagaaaaacacttcacagaatttttttttgctatttaggagttagatacaatacacagcttgtatcttgccaacaaatgcgcttctaatacaaattttatattgtgataggcaatatgtgaattttaatgcaaaaatcaacattttgtaacatttaatttcccttgcataaaattcactgtatctcaagacataattaataattttatgtaaatgaaatggaaaaatatactttaagatgtctagtttcaaaaaacattgaagcctaatgatttctagcaagttttaattttcacccccatgtccacttttgtttgaaaatgaccaatgGAGTTAATACATGCTAAAgctagcagacgatacatgtacatgtacttccaatccaatttgaatcaatgcaaaaaaatcgtaatttcgggaggataaggatggtaatcgtaagggcgggagttgggatgaattttcgggagcctcccgatgaaatcgggagggttggcatctctgcagtCAGCCAAGGCAGAACTGCAACGAATTTCATGTAAAAGTTGATTCACTGTATTAGTAGCTGAATGGTATGCAATggcagtacatgtacactgttcACTGCAAATGCTTTACACAAGGGATGTACATTGTTCATGGAATTATGCCTACATGTTTTGGAtattctttttgcagatgatgagaatcaatattaataatgattgcaattgtcattattacaattatcattaccTTATTTCCCATTTATTTCTGCATAGCAGAAGTAAGAACTTGGTGCTGTTTGTGGTGTAATTAAGTATAAATACAGATTGCTGGTTCaagcttaaaggagaatgaaaccattggaacaagatagcttgtgtaaaaactgaaaaatcaaagaaacagatcaacgaaagtttgagaaaaatcggacaaataatgagaaagttatgagcatttgaatatttcgATCACTAATGCAATaaagatagcaaattggcaatgcgacaatgatgtgtgatgtcacttgtgaacaactctcccattactttagtatatatttcacttgaattgcctcttttatcacatctatccatagatcatgtgttctttctacatgagggcatgtaatacatattttttaagaatacatgtacatcatggataaagagtttgtatcatcatgataaaaagcaaagagacattttgagggtattttatagtccaccaaactgaccaaagggaaagttgttcatcagtgacatcacacatccttgttgcattgccaatgggaggatctccatagcattagtgatagcaatattaaaaattcaaatgctcataactttctcattatttgtccgatttttctcaaactttctttgttcttattctttgatttttctgtttctacacaagcctatttgttccaaatgtttcattcccctttaaagtttatttcaattcaattaaccCTCTCAGAAATAAAcactttgttcattattttcaaaataccagatcaaattaaatgaaactgaTATATGACATTGTCCTTTAATATCACAAAAGATATGAAATTAATAACAAGTTACTTAATCTCCatcaaggtaaaaggtcatttgaggtcaacaaactcAATAGTGCATTTGTTTGCTCCCTTTGTGAAAAATCATTCATATTAATGTTTTCAAAGTCTGCTATTATATTATTTCTTGACATGTACagttttatgaatatttcataccttgggcaatttaaagaatgaagaatagTTTCAATACAAATGGAAAGTATAATATTTGAGGATatcaattcataattttgtattcaaaaACAGAATTTACCACTTTTggtgaaaaaattaaaattcccAAAATTCCCAAAACTTTCCATGGAAATTTTCCAGCCCTTTGCAACCCTACCAGAGAGTGCGATAGTCAACTACTGCATGCTCCAGCATGGGAGCTGGCAGGTCAATATCTTGGCGTTCTATAGCTGACTCCTCTCAGTCTGAATGTCATATGACACACATTCTTCCAATCAGCTGTCAATGATCTTTGTATGTgttgtatgaaaatattttaaaacaaatatattcacACAATTCATGACACTTGGCTGATCATCTaatgttcaaactcattttttaGATGTTTACTACAActagcatgtacatgtaaaagggGAATTAAACCTTGGtcacaaaataaatgagaaaaacaTAAGAACAGAATGTtgaaagttacatgtacatgtacatgtacatgtaaagctcgAACAAAATCGTTGAGGAAAAGAAAGTTTGGCTGTTTTAAAAATGAGATCACTATTGTAACGgtatgtaaatttcaaattaacaATTTGGTACACATGTATTATGACAAAAAAAAGCAAGGGACAACTTTCCCAATGACTACAATTATGTCAGGTATTGTAGTTTTCTCATTCACTTCGGGCagccatcaaaatatttcacaaaaagcatgaaataattttcgagaaaagaaaaatggcaTTTATTCCTTTCACTGGAACGAATGGAAGACCAGTTCCCACCCCACATCACAATCACGGGACCAATACATCCGATTTGAAGTCtctgtacatgtaagtgtacagtaatttttacaaattttagaaattcaaaacttttttaaagGTCAGCTCAACATCTTTCTAACTTTCACCTATTTATATgctgtcagattttttttatttcccactttaaaaaaaatgcatctgGGTTGCAAACCTTTAATTTTGTAGCAACCATCAGTCACCAGTTCTGATTTGgagtacaggtacatgtatactgccAACTTTCCTTCCAATACCCATTGAGTAGGGCCCCTCAACACTTTCCTGTTCTCATTTTCTATCTAGACACGTAATTGTGTATCGCCTACAAAAAccttttaaattttgaatacaAAAACTTGAGGCACCGTTTTCAAAATTTAGTAAAGACAACATCTGGAAAAAAACAATCTGTGACTGACTTTTATAAAATGTAGGTCATTTTACAAGTAATGTAACTGTGCACTGCAACaatcataatacaaataatgcatgcagccgTGTTAGTGGACATGCAGAGTATTGCAATGCAGGTGCCACACTGTGCACGAGCCGCTGGCGGCGAGTGCCCAGTGTGCACCATCTGAAGAAaccgagctttctctgcatttacttttacgGGACTTCTACCGCACTGGTTTCCTTGAGCGTGCAATGTCAATTTTCGTTGCGCACCTTTTGCACTGAGCTGTGCAGTGGACGaaaaaagttggatgtcatgtgatGCGTATTTGCCATTCGCGATGCTTGAAATAAGGTCTATTTTATAATTTCTGTTAAAGCAATATCCTAGATATTATTGCACTCTTGATTCTCTCAATGAACCCTTCATCTTTTGAAACCCACATCCTGGGGGTGGGGGTTAATAGACTcctaaatattcatgaatataaatAATCTTAAACATTTTTGACTTTCAGTCAAGGTGACCAGATGTTACTGATGTCAAGGGACAGTCCCATATTTATTTTCAGCAATTCATACCGCATCCCTTATGACCCTGCCCAGgaaactgtttttttaaatcttatttcaGGATTTTGATTGCATtcaaatgtgaaaatatttcGGCATGACATTTTATTTCACGGGGATGGCCCCAACTGTGTGGATATTACCATCCAAGGAAAATAGAATAGACTCACCTTCATTCTTCATTCCAGCTTCCAGACATTTTTTGTAGCGACAATAGGCACAGTGTTTCCGGTTCTGCAAATTTATCACACAGTTTCCAGCTACGGCACAAGCTAATCGCTCGTTCCTTTTGTTTTGGATAGTTCTCTTGAAAAACCCTTTGCAGCTCTCACAGGAACGTGTGCCATAATGGTATCCAGACACAACGTCTGAACAAATAGGGCACTTTCCGTCTGCTGGAGTCTTTCCGATGGCAGTCGCTTCCTGGtatatttcattctttgttGCTGGTGTCATTGGCTGCTCATTTCCAATCACACTGCAAGTATCGGCTTCACTTTTCACAACGATATTTGTAATTTCATTTCTCCTCTTTTCTACCTCTATCGTGCGTAGCTCTTCAGATGAAACGCTACATTGACTCTGTGTTCTCTGGCAAAATTGCACGGCAAGATCGCGCTCCCTCTTGGGTTGTTTCAATGCAGTCCTTGGTAGAAACTCGTTGGTTGCAATGCCATTGTTTCCGAGCTGCTGCAATTCATCAGACTGACTTGTGGTAAGTGAGGGAATGTGATTTTCAGAGGTGAGACTCTCAGAAGTCACAGCTGGTGCCCAGAGATCAGCGACTGATATGGTGGAGAGACCATTCCCCATTCCTCCAAGATCTTTCAACATGACAGAACCGACTTCATTTTGCACTTCTCGCGGTTGATGTTGCCTGGTGAGGGTGGTGCCACAGGAATGACCAAAGGCATTGGTCCTTGAAGATTTGTTTGACAGCCTCAAACCCAAACTATTATGCCCATCCCAATGTGGCTCACAGTCATAAGATAAAGTTGATAACATATTTCCTTGTGGTCTCCTGCCAGGAGACTCTGCACGACCAGGTGAATATGTACGCTCTGATTCAAAATACTTTGCTAACAGCTCATCATCAAGCATCTTATCTAGCTTGGTTCTCTCCCCAATGGATAGTTTGTAGTGATCATGATACTGGAGGACCTTCTGCAATGCTGGTCTTGCATTGCGATAATCTACGCCTCTCAGGCACTGTTCAAGGACAGGCTTCTTACTCTGCAGCTCTGGTCTTGTTTTACCCGGTAAAGCTGCACTCTCCCACTTGAAATCAGGTGAAGTACAAATCCTTGCTTTCTTGGCTTTTCTCAAGTCTAGTGCCTCTGACAGCTCTACTTGGTCAACACTGTGCCTTGACAGGTCTGCATTTGCCACGAGGTTTCTTTCATTTGGTTGAGTACTTGCAGTTTGAATGGAGGAGTAAAATTTGTCAAGCAACCTGCGTTTAATCGGGATGCATCTTTCCGATGTATTGTTCATAGAAGTGATATATTGTTCTTGCCCAGTATTCTGGTAATCATGATGCCGATACATTGTCAGACATCATCTTGAGAGGCAAAACTGATCTTCCTTGAGCTCCCCTCTAGCTTGAGTCACAGAGAAATGCACTGATCTGTCAAAACAATACGAGAAATGTtcatcaactacatgtacaatatctttgaattttatattttcaagacatttttatatttcatattttcaagacATACAAGTACATATTTCAAGATGAACAGAATAACAGTAAGCAAGAAGCTTTCAAGTATGGAGTACCCACAGATGGAAACTTAAAGTCACAAACCCTCTCAGTTctaaaaaagaatacaaaagaatacaTACATATAGACTGTGCACTGTGACAATTGATGGCTGCATGTGATGCAGTCATTTTCAAGGGAAAACTAAAAAGTGATATGTGTTGTCATTGAGCAATGTGTCTGCTATCATCAGACAACAGTCACAACATGCAGCAAAAAGTAGTTGTCATTAcaaaagcatattttttttgtaactaGCCAGTAAAGTCTACAATTAGGCATGAATCTTTTGTCTATGTTCAATTTTCCAGAAAAAATCCAGTGAAGCATTATGTCTAACATATTTTAATGTTACAGCATCAAAAGTATAAAGGGAAGGGGTTAgatggtacatgtacttcatcACTTACATGTAAACCCATTGCagcatacatgtaagtacatgtacatgtataaagtgaAGGGTAACTATCACTTGCAAGGTCACTTGATGTCTTTCCAAAGCAAAGATGAGGAAAAGATGGCATGTGCATTCACTTCGCAAAGGAAGCCAATAGTTTGCTCATTttaaattaataattaattGCTTTATAtataatctgtaaaaatttaaatattgtataaatcaaacaaaaaaaaattgagtggggacatcatcgactaccTTATTTGCATGTTACCGAGTTGTGCATACAGGtacctgttttgtgaaaaatataaagtgaaagattcaaatgtcataactttcttattttgtgtcagcagctgtcccatatcttatgtatacatgtatataggccctaatataaaatgcataactTTTTAAAGGTTCAGGAGCAGG encodes:
- the LOC121428659 gene encoding uncharacterized protein LOC121428659, coding for MYRHHDYQNTGQEQYITSMNNTSERCIPIKRRLLDKFYSSIQTASTQPNERNLVANADLSRHSVDQVELSEALDLRKAKKARICTSPDFKWESAALPGKTRPELQSKKPVLEQCLRGVDYRNARPALQKVLQYHDHYKLSIGERTKLDKMLDDELLAKYFESERTYSPGRAESPGRRPQGNMLSTLSYDCEPHWDGHNSLGLRLSNKSSRTNAFGHSCGTTLTRQHQPREVQNEVGSVMLKDLGGMGNGLSTISVADLWAPAVTSESLTSENHIPSLTTSQSDELQQLGNNGIATNEFLPRTALKQPKRERDLAVQFCQRTQSQCSVSSEELRTIEVEKRRNEITNIVVKSEADTCSVIGNEQPMTPATKNEIYQEATAIGKTPADGKCPICSDVVSGYHYGTRSCESCKGFFKRTIQNKRNERLACAVAGNCVINLQNRKHCAYCRYKKCLEAGMKNEAVREDRQRGGRSMYEGSSEQRRRLQLQHQNEALGQTKKRKPRKRAPSTATQPPAKDQFDPSFETVRTPLPQTPRHKEGVDPSVLSASPTIATATSKPSTSTESGDSCEEFVVLLKKMENLETTFFNPFGLPRISIDRSNSEKSLLTGGYYLMDHFCKKMPSWIEMMPHLQDLEVRRV